In Wolbachia endosymbiont of Aedes albopictus, one DNA window encodes the following:
- a CDS encoding Mth938-like domain-containing protein has product MPLISENKNLINGYRKGKFLVNNREYCGSIIVFPEEVIKLKESDINSKEHFKSFLTEEIEILIIGTGKTRNILSSSVKSYLMKQKSLNFEFMTTGAACRTHNVLISEDRFVVSCLIAI; this is encoded by the coding sequence ATGCCCTTAATTTCCGAGAATAAAAATCTTATAAATGGTTACAGGAAAGGAAAATTTTTGGTGAATAATAGAGAATATTGCGGCTCAATTATAGTTTTTCCTGAAGAGGTGATTAAATTGAAAGAAAGTGATATAAATAGCAAGGAACATTTTAAATCTTTTTTGACAGAGGAAATAGAAATTTTGATAATAGGTACTGGTAAAACACGCAATATACTAAGTTCTTCAGTGAAGTCCTATCTTATGAAACAAAAAAGTTTAAATTTTGAATTTATGACAACCGGTGCAGCATGCAGAACCCATAACGTTTTAATATCCGAAGATAGATTTGTTGTCAGTTGTCTAATAGCCATATAG
- a CDS encoding metal ABC transporter permease, translating into MLTQDFFINSLVAVVVISLVTGALGSFMIWQRLSYLGDSLSHSSLLGVALALIFKISPSLSIMLIAITFAILLSLNFNRLYSADTILNIVTNVVLSSSLILMSFLPSGNNSIISSLFGDILMLDQSDIILIFLISVIVTLTLIFRWRYWLMISINQDLAVVEKINVNFVRLEFLITLAIFIAIAAQLIGILLIAAFLLIPAASARLISKTPMQMIIVATVFSVISGISGLMLSASFDLLTGPAIILVAAVYLIIAYFIRLILSRLA; encoded by the coding sequence ATGCTTACCCAGGACTTTTTCATCAACAGTCTAGTTGCAGTAGTCGTAATTAGCCTAGTAACAGGCGCTTTAGGATCGTTTATGATATGGCAAAGGTTATCTTATCTTGGTGATAGTTTGTCCCATTCTTCGTTGCTTGGTGTTGCACTTGCTTTAATCTTTAAGATTAGCCCATCGCTTAGCATAATGCTCATTGCAATTACATTTGCTATACTACTTTCTCTTAATTTTAACAGATTATATTCTGCTGATACGATATTGAACATTGTTACCAATGTAGTTTTATCATCGAGTTTAATACTTATGTCTTTTCTTCCATCAGGCAATAACAGTATTATTAGCTCACTGTTTGGTGATATATTAATGCTCGATCAAAGTGATATAATATTGATTTTTTTAATCTCTGTAATAGTTACTTTGACATTAATATTTAGATGGCGTTATTGGTTAATGATTTCAATTAATCAAGATTTAGCAGTAGTTGAGAAGATTAATGTCAATTTTGTTAGACTAGAATTTTTAATCACTCTTGCTATATTTATAGCAATTGCTGCCCAATTAATAGGGATATTACTCATTGCTGCATTTTTGCTAATACCAGCAGCATCTGCAAGGCTCATTTCGAAAACTCCGATGCAGATGATTATTGTTGCAACAGTTTTTTCTGTGATTTCTGGGATATCAGGTCTGATGTTATCTGCAAGTTTTGATTTGTTAACTGGTCCTGCAATTATACTTGTTGCAGCTGTATATTTAATTATCGCTTATTTTATAAGGCTAATATTAAGTAGGTTGGCTTAA
- the holA gene encoding DNA polymerase III subunit delta, whose amino-acid sequence MRVTPFKVKKFLEKPDALSGVLIHGSDNSRVGFYVQEIIASLGEYSVQVMDFAIVNKSPGLLFSELANVSMFTSKKLIKLINVSGGISKELKNVLDYNASGHYVMMVASDLPYNSVTKSYMESSKIFGVIACYKDSNSNLYDIISSYLKQNDIKCTNEIIYHLQSYFNHSKLPICSELEKLVLYLGERKDLKLTDIELCFSTSGNDYATLDDLCSAIASKDMSRLIRISDALISQENFSPIALIRIISNYFLRLENVLLSVQGGMSEQAAIDQLSPPLFFKQLQSFKSHLKSLQLSELKKILEELISLEVTCKKTDLDHKMIFQQVICHITNKITCYS is encoded by the coding sequence ATGAGGGTTACACCATTCAAAGTTAAAAAATTCCTAGAGAAACCTGACGCTTTAAGTGGTGTGTTAATTCATGGAAGTGATAACAGTAGGGTTGGTTTTTATGTACAAGAAATAATTGCCAGTTTGGGTGAGTATTCAGTTCAGGTGATGGATTTTGCAATAGTAAATAAGTCACCCGGTTTACTGTTTTCTGAATTAGCAAACGTTTCGATGTTTACCAGCAAAAAATTAATTAAGCTGATAAATGTGAGTGGAGGTATATCCAAAGAGTTAAAAAACGTATTGGATTATAACGCAAGTGGTCACTATGTAATGATGGTAGCAAGTGATCTTCCATATAATTCTGTGACTAAAAGTTATATGGAGAGTTCAAAAATTTTTGGTGTGATTGCTTGCTATAAGGACAGCAACAGCAATCTTTATGACATTATATCAAGTTACTTAAAACAAAATGATATAAAATGCACAAATGAGATAATCTACCATTTGCAATCTTACTTTAATCATAGCAAGCTGCCTATATGCTCAGAACTTGAGAAGTTAGTTTTGTACTTAGGGGAGAGAAAAGACCTAAAACTTACTGATATAGAATTATGCTTTTCAACTTCCGGCAACGACTATGCTACACTTGATGATCTATGCTCTGCCATAGCAAGTAAAGATATGTCGCGCTTAATTAGAATTTCTGATGCATTGATATCGCAAGAAAATTTTTCACCGATAGCGCTAATTCGCATTATATCAAATTATTTCCTACGCCTTGAAAACGTTTTGCTGTCAGTGCAAGGTGGAATGAGTGAACAGGCTGCGATTGATCAGCTAAGCCCTCCATTGTTTTTTAAACAATTGCAGAGCTTTAAATCTCATTTGAAAAGTTTGCAACTTTCAGAACTTAAAAAGATTTTGGAAGAATTGATAAGTTTAGAAGTTACCTGTAAAAAAACTGATTTAGATCATAAAATGATTTTTCAGCAGGTGATTTGTCATATTACAAATAAAATTACTTGCTATAGCTAA
- a CDS encoding 4-(cytidine 5'-diphospho)-2-C-methyl-D-erythritol kinase, which yields MKSFCVKAPAKINLFLHVVNKKETEYHLIEGLFVFANLSNFLEIKVGEKYSRYDNSTVEFINSESRINNQYNTVTKAVNLLLRHAPVRTKVSIRVVKNIPIAAGLGSGSSDAGAVVRTLGKLWKIDRTILNEIALNVGADVPASVDSKPVFVRGIGEELCYVQKFSLPTNVVLVKPKKRFLSTSEVFSKHEGEFSEPIKWSNDAEKDLLKLLKETRNDLQEIAISLVPEIKDVMSTLESQEGSILSRMSGSGVACFGIFDSEENAKAATVNIKEKQPGWWVCNTQLIV from the coding sequence ATGAAAAGTTTTTGTGTAAAGGCGCCTGCAAAAATCAATCTTTTTTTGCATGTTGTAAATAAGAAGGAAACAGAATATCACTTGATTGAAGGTTTATTTGTCTTTGCTAATCTTTCTAATTTTTTGGAAATAAAAGTAGGTGAGAAGTATTCTAGATACGATAACTCTACAGTTGAATTTATAAACTCCGAGTCTAGAATAAATAACCAGTATAACACTGTAACGAAAGCGGTTAATCTGCTGCTTAGACATGCTCCAGTGCGTACTAAAGTTTCTATTAGAGTTGTAAAGAACATACCAATTGCTGCAGGACTCGGTAGCGGATCCTCAGATGCTGGAGCTGTGGTACGTACGCTAGGGAAGCTGTGGAAGATTGATAGGACGATTTTAAATGAAATAGCCTTAAACGTTGGTGCTGATGTTCCCGCAAGTGTAGATAGCAAGCCTGTTTTTGTTAGAGGTATTGGCGAAGAATTGTGCTATGTCCAAAAATTTTCCTTACCTACGAATGTGGTGCTTGTGAAACCGAAAAAAAGATTTTTGAGTACATCAGAGGTATTTTCCAAGCATGAAGGAGAATTTTCTGAGCCAATTAAATGGAGCAATGACGCTGAAAAGGATTTGTTGAAGCTTCTTAAAGAGACAAGAAACGATCTTCAAGAAATAGCAATAAGCCTTGTACCTGAAATTAAGGATGTGATGTCAACACTTGAGTCACAAGAAGGCTCTATACTTTCCCGCATGTCAGGCAGTGGTGTAGCATGCTTTGGAATATTCGATAGTGAGGAAAATGCGAAAGCTGCGACAGTGAATATCAAAGAGAAACAACCAGGATGGTGGGTATGCAACACTCAATTAATAGTTTAA